The genome window GTCCCCCGGCGCGTGAGCGCGCGCCTGACGGCCCTCGCTTCGGAATTTGGTCTGGTCGAGCGGGCGCTGGGGGACCCGGCCGCGCTGGCCGACCCCCGCGAGTACGCCCGCCTGACCCGCCGCCACCGCGAGCTGCTGCCCCTGATCACCGTGCTGCGCGAGCGAGACGGCGTGGACCGCGACCTGGCCGGCGCCCGCGAACTGCTGACCGACCCTGACATGCGGGAGCTGGCCGCTGGCGAGGTGCAGACCCTCGGCGCCCGCTTGACCGAGCTGGAAGCCGAACTGGTGGTGCTGCTGCTGCCCACCGACCCGGACGACCCTAAAGACGTGATTCTGGAACTGCGGGCCGGGGCCGGCGGCGCCGAAGCCGGGCTGTTTGTCATGGACCTGCTGCGGCTGTACACCCGCTACGCCGAGGGCCTGGGCCTGCGCCTGAACGTGCTGGACGCCAACGAGAGCGACCTGGGTGGGGCCAGCAAGGTGGTGGCCGAGGTCACGGGCGACGGGGCTTACCGCGCCTTCAAATGGGAGCGCGGGGTCCACCGGGTGCAGCGCGTGCCCGCCACCGAAAGCCAGGGCCGCATTCACACCAGCACGGTGACCGTCGCCGTGCTGCCCGAAGCCGAGCAGGGCGAGGTGCAGCTGGACCTGTCCGAGGTGCGGATTGACGTGTTCCGCTCGCAGGGTGCGGGCGGGCAGGGCGTCAATACCACCGACTCGGCCGTGCGCGCTGTCTACCGCGCCGGGACCCCCGATGAAATCATGGTGGTCTGTCAGGACGGCCGCTCGCAGATTAAAAACCGCGAAAAGGCGCTGCAGGTGCTCGCCGCCCGCCTGGCCGAGCGGGAGCGCGCTGCCCGCGAAGCCCAGGAACGCTCGGAGCGCGCTGCCCAGGTGGGCACGGGCGACCGCAGCGAGAAGATTCGCACCTACAACTACCCGCAAAACCGCGTCACCGACCACCGCCTCGAAGGCGAGGACAAGAACCACCCCCTGGACAGCGTGATGACCGGCGTGCTGGCCCCGGTGGTGGGGGCGCTGGCGCGTGCCCAGCGCGAACAGCAACTGCTGGAGATGGCCGGGGGAGACGAGCAGCATGGGGCGGCGTGACCTGCTGGTGGCCGCCGGTATTCTGCGCGACCGCTTTGGGCGGGTGCTGCTGGTGGGCAATGACTGGCAGGGGCATGGCCGCGTGCGCCACACGCTGCCCGGCGGCGTTGTCGAGCCGGGCGAGACCCTGCCCGAGGCCCTGTACCGCGAGATCTACGAGGAAACGGGTCTAAAGCTGACCGGCATCAAGCACATGGCCTACACCGTCCATATTGAGGATGAGCGCCGGGGCGAGCGCGCCATTGCGGTCGCCTTTGAGGCCACCTGGGACGGTCTGCTCAACCCCGCCGACCCCGACGGCTTTATCGTGGAGGCGCGCTTTTGCACCCCTGACGAGGCCCTGGAAAAAATCGAGGCCCCGCCCATGCGCGAGCCGCTGAGTGACTACCTGAAAACCGGCGAACCCGGCCGCTTCTACGCCTTCAAAGGCTGGGACGGCCGGGGCGGATTACGGATTCCAGCCCTTAAGCCCAGAACCTGAGACGACTTCCGCTGAATGACGGCACAGCAAATCAGGGCACTGCCTGCGCCTCTAGATCGCGCCATCCGTACATTCTCTTGCTCGTTCCGCTTGGAATGAATTAAGCAGAACGCTTGATTCACTCGAAGTCGGTCTGAACAGGACCGCGCCCCGGAGGTTTAATGGCTCCGGGGCGCGGTGCTGAAAGGAGACAGGGCGCAGCGCGCCGTCTGTTTCCCTCAATCCTGCTTTACACGTAATCCACGCTGAGAATCTCGAACTCGGCGGTGCCTTTGGGCAGCTGTACCGTGACCTTCTCGCCGGCCCGTTTTCCGCTCAGGGCCTTGCCGATGGGGCTGGCGTCGCTGATTTTGCCCTTGAGCACGTCCACCTCGTAGGTGCCCACCAGCTCAAACTGGTGTTCCTTGCCCTTGGCGTCCTTAACGCGCACCTTCGCGCCCAGCCCGGCGCCGCCCGAAGCGTCTTCCTCGACAATCATGGAGCGCTCGACCTGGCTTTCCAGCTCGGCAATGCGGGCCTCATTTTCGCTCTGCTGCATGCGGGCTTCGTCGTAGGCCGCACTTTCGCGCAGGTCGCCGTCGGCGATGGCGCGCCCCATGTTCTCGGAGATTTCCTCGCGCTTGGTGGTTTTCAGGAAGTGCAGGGTTTCCAGCAATTTGTCATACCCGCGCTGGGTCATGGTGATGCGTTCTCTGGTCATAGACAGTCAAGTATAGGCGGAGGCCGGCAAAGAAGAGGCGACATCCTGGGCTGGAGGCCAGGCGCATCTGCCCACACTTGGTAAAGGCTGTCCTCAGCGCCGCCCCACCCAGGGTGCGTGGGCGGCGCGTAGGCTCGGCGCATGACCCGAGATGACCATATTGACCGCGACCAAGGCTTCGCCCCCGAAGGCGAGGTGCGCGACGACGGCACCACTGGTGAGCTGGTCAACGACAAGATGGCCGCCGAGAGCATCCTGCGTGCCGACACGATGGCGGAAAGCGCCAACCCCAACGACCAGCCCGGCTTTAACGATGGGCGCCTGGGTGGCAGCGACTTTGAAGACCGCCAGGGCACGCCCAACAACGACGGCGACAGCGACCTGGAAGGCCGCGCCGAGGGGGGCGAAGGCACCCACCGCAGCGGCGGCATTGACGGCGGCCCCGAACGGGCGACGCCGCTGCCCGGCACCGACAAGTAAAACGGACTCCGATTCAATCCTTTGCAACAACGGTTGAATCCGAGCAGAGCAACTTGTCAAGCTGTGGAGCAGAGCGGGTTCCGGGCATGGAGTTTGCAAACCCGTTCTGGTTTGTCAACGGAACAGACGGGATCCGTCTAAAGAGGTAAATGAAATGAAGGAGGCCAGCACCTTTCACGGGCTGGCCTCCTTGTGCATTTGCCTACCGGCTGTCGTTGCCAATGCCTAGGTTTTCTACCACGGCCTTTTGCACCTGCTTTTGCGTGTCCATCACCTCGACGGCCACGCGCTCGCCGCTTTCCAGGTCCATCACGAAGTGGTCGCCGTCGAGGCGCACCTTGGACAGAATCTGCTCGTCACCTTCTTCTCGGGTGGTGGCACGCAGTTCCACGAAGCGGCGCATGGGCGTGCGGATGACCTTGGGCGCCAGAATCTCCTCGACCTGAAAGATGCCGCCCGAGTTGTTCATGGTGACGTTAATCAGAACCGGCTTGTCCCGGCCCTTTTCAATCACCACCTGGTCCACCGCCAGCGCACTGATGGAATGGATGTCCACGCTGCCCAGCGAAAACGCCTTGCGTCCGCGCCCCTTGGTGATGTCGGTGCCGTCAGCCACCGCCGTGATGCCGCCCTCCAGCGTCAGCGGCGCTGGGTTGAGATCGTGGCAGTTGATGGCGCCCAGGATGAAGGACCGCACCTTCGTGCGTTTAAAGGGGTCGGGGTACAGCGGCCCCATGATGCGGTCCAAGATTGGCAGGGCTAGCGCGACCCCGTGGCCCTCGTGCCCGACACGGTGAATCTGGTTGCCGATGTCATGCAGCATGGTTCCCAGGATGACGGCCAAAAACACGTCCTCAGCGCCTCCCACCCCGCTTTCCATGATGTCGGTCTTGACCCCGGCTTCCAGCAGCAGCTCGGTAATCGCCATGCTGGCCGCGCCGGTGATAAAGGCGTGGACGCGCCCGTGGTCGTTGTAGCCCAGCTTGCGCATGGTGATGTAATTCGCCATGTCCCAGTGGGCCAGCGCCTCGGGATCGGCGCGCAGGGCCTCGTAGGCGGCCAGAGCACGCGGATACTCGGCCAGGTCGGTGCGGATGGCCTGGTTGGCTTCTTCGATCAGCTTGGCGCGCGGGGTGGTGAACTCGACCACGCGGGCCGGGGGCGTACCCTCGCGCCCCGCCACGTCGCTGACCTTGCCGCCCTCGACATTCAGGCGGAACTTCTGCTCGCCTGTTCCGGCGCCGCCGTCCTCACTCACCCTGGAACTCCGCGCGGCGCTTGTTCAGGAAGGCGTCCACCCCCTCGCGGAAGTCCTTGGTGGCGACGGTCATGCCAAACAGGTCAGCCTCGATTTCCAGCCCGCCTTCCAGCGTGGTGTCCAGACCCCGGCGAACGGCCTCCTTGATCAGCGACAGGGCGATAGGCGCGTGCTTCACCATGGCTTCTG of Deinococcus betulae contains these proteins:
- a CDS encoding transcription elongation factor GreA, yielding MTRERITMTQRGYDKLLETLHFLKTTKREEISENMGRAIADGDLRESAAYDEARMQQSENEARIAELESQVERSMIVEEDASGGAGLGAKVRVKDAKGKEHQFELVGTYEVDVLKGKISDASPIGKALSGKRAGEKVTVQLPKGTAEFEILSVDYV
- a CDS encoding phosphohydrolase, which codes for MSEDGGAGTGEQKFRLNVEGGKVSDVAGREGTPPARVVEFTTPRAKLIEEANQAIRTDLAEYPRALAAYEALRADPEALAHWDMANYITMRKLGYNDHGRVHAFITGAASMAITELLLEAGVKTDIMESGVGGAEDVFLAVILGTMLHDIGNQIHRVGHEGHGVALALPILDRIMGPLYPDPFKRTKVRSFILGAINCHDLNPAPLTLEGGITAVADGTDITKGRGRKAFSLGSVDIHSISALAVDQVVIEKGRDKPVLINVTMNNSGGIFQVEEILAPKVIRTPMRRFVELRATTREEGDEQILSKVRLDGDHFVMDLESGERVAVEVMDTQKQVQKAVVENLGIGNDSR
- a CDS encoding NUDIX hydrolase; this encodes MGRRDLLVAAGILRDRFGRVLLVGNDWQGHGRVRHTLPGGVVEPGETLPEALYREIYEETGLKLTGIKHMAYTVHIEDERRGERAIAVAFEATWDGLLNPADPDGFIVEARFCTPDEALEKIEAPPMREPLSDYLKTGEPGRFYAFKGWDGRGGLRIPALKPRT
- the prfA gene encoding peptide chain release factor 1, which encodes MSARLTALASEFGLVERALGDPAALADPREYARLTRRHRELLPLITVLRERDGVDRDLAGARELLTDPDMRELAAGEVQTLGARLTELEAELVVLLLPTDPDDPKDVILELRAGAGGAEAGLFVMDLLRLYTRYAEGLGLRLNVLDANESDLGGASKVVAEVTGDGAYRAFKWERGVHRVQRVPATESQGRIHTSTVTVAVLPEAEQGEVQLDLSEVRIDVFRSQGAGGQGVNTTDSAVRAVYRAGTPDEIMVVCQDGRSQIKNREKALQVLAARLAERERAAREAQERSERAAQVGTGDRSEKIRTYNYPQNRVTDHRLEGEDKNHPLDSVMTGVLAPVVGALARAQREQQLLEMAGGDEQHGAA